In the genome of Spodoptera frugiperda isolate SF20-4 chromosome 22, AGI-APGP_CSIRO_Sfru_2.0, whole genome shotgun sequence, one region contains:
- the LOC118279662 gene encoding cuticle protein 1 codes for MRFLIAFVAILGYASASVISPYVYGVNAGDAQAAAIDATVAAQDHARAVGESQARAAEAAVQFNTEAVRQVAEANRDLHENAYWGSVAANQNAVAAAQSHAAAASGVAAAHAGIAAARAAYAAPYGIAAPYGIAAAPYGFAAPYGIAAPYAAHGLGYHAW; via the coding sequence ATTGCTTTCGTCGCCATCCTCGGCTATGCCTCCGCCAGCGTGATCAGCCCCTACGTGTATGGGGTGAATGCTGGTGACGCCCAGGCTGCAGCCATCGACGCGACAGTGGCCGCCCAGGACCACGCCCGTGCCGTCGGCGAGAGCCAGGCACGTGCCGCCGAAGCCGCTGTCCAGTTCAACACCGAGGCAGTCCGTCAAGTTGCTGAAGCCAACCGAGACCTCCATGAGAACGCGTACTGGGGATCCGTCGCCGCCAACCAGAATGCCGTAGCTGCTGCCCAGTCCCACGCCGCTGCCGCTAGCGgagtcgccgccgcccacgccggtatcgccgccgcccgtgccGCTTACGCCGCTCCCTACGGCATCGCCGCCCCCTACGGCATCGCCGCCGCTCCCTACGGCTTCGCTGCCCCCTACGGCATCGCCGCTCCCTACGCCGCCCACGGACTCGGCTACCACGCCTGGTAA